A stretch of DNA from Brevibacterium sp. CBA3109:
CGCCGGTCACCTGCTCGAACTCGCTCTGTGGCAGGCAGGTTGGGGTGTCATGTGGCGCAGCGGAAACCTCACCAACGCACCCGCCGTGCGCAGACTCCACCGACTCAAGGACAAGGAACTGCTCATGGGCTGGCTCTACATCGGGGCGGTCCCCGAACGCTACCGACAGCGCCTGGCCCACAGCACCCGACCGCTGCCGGACCCTGACCAGTTTCTCGATACCCTGTGACCGGCGACTCGACGAATGATGACGTGACGAACAACGACGACGTGACGAACAAAGACGACGAGCAGACAGAGTCGAACGTTGCCTCGCGCCGACTGCCCAAGGAGATCTACGTCCTTGTCGCGGCCGCCTTCATCGTGGCGTTGGGTTACGGCATCATCGCCCCCGTGCTTCCGCAGTTCGCGGCGAGCTTCAACTTCGGAGTCACCGCCGCCACGATCGTCGTCTCATCCTTCGCTTTCTTCCGGTTCGTGTTCTCGCCCTCCTCTGGCCGCCTCGTCGACGCCTTCGGTGAACGGCGCATCTACATCACCGGCCTCCTCATCGTCGCCGTCTCCACCGCGGCCGTCGCCTTCGCACAGAGCTACTGGCAGCTGCTGGTCTTCCGTGGGCTGGGCGGCATCGGCTCGACGATGTTCAGTGTCTCCGCGATGGCGCTGATCATCAGATTGGCTCCGATCGATGCCAGGGCCAAGGCCTCGAGCACCTATGCCACTGCCTTCCTCGTCGGCAATATCGCCGGCCCCGTCCTCGGCGGTGCGATGGCCGGATGGGGAATGCGCATCCCGTTCATCATCTACGCCGTCGGCCTCCTCATTGCGGCCATCGTCGTCCGTATTTTCCTCGCCTCCACTGCGGAGGCCGGGTCCTCGACGAAACTGGGGCGCGCTCGCCTCGATGCGGCCAAGGACGATCCCGAGCAGGAGGTCATGACCTTCCGGCAGGCGTGGCAGGACTCGGCCTACCGCAGTGCACTGTTCTCGGCGTTCGTCCAGGGCTGGTCGGCGATGGGTATCCGTGTGGCCATCTACCCGCTCTTCGCTATCCAGGCGCTCAAGGCCGACACCGCCGTGGCCGGGTTGGCGCTGACGATGTTCGCGATAGGCAATGCTTCAGCTGTCACCGTCGTCGGCAGGTATGCGGACACCTACGGGCGCAAGCCCTTCATCCAATGGGGACTGCTGATCCTCGGCTTGACCACCGCTGCACTGGCCTTCACAGACGCGATCTGGGTGTTCTTCGTATTCTCCATCGTCGCCGGCGTCGGCTCCGGACTCGCGAACCCGGCCCAGCAGGCAACCGTGGCCGACGTCATCGGGCGTGATCGCAAGGGCGGCCGCGTGCTCTCGAGATACCAGATGGCCCTCGACGGCGGCGCCATCGTCGGTCCCATCATCGCCGGTGCCATCGTCGATCGCTTCGACTATTCGTGGGCATTCCTGCTCACCGGGCTCCTCGGCGTCGTAGCTGCCGCTTTCTGGTTCACCGGCCGTGAGACCAAACCCCGCGTGGTGCGCACAGCCGAGCGGGATGAGCGGATCGAGGGCGATCTGAACTGAGCTCGGCCAGGGAGTATGCGCTCAGGGTCCACTCACGTGTTTTGGATAGTGTGAATCGCTAGTATTGATGTAAACAACATCATTTCCTTGCAGACGATCTCTGCGCACATGCATCGACAAGAGAGTCACCACGTGAGTTTTCTGACCCGTTTGAGCCTGAGGAATCGCGCACTCATTGCGCTCATCTCCGTCGTCGCCATCATCTTCGGCATCATCGGAGCGGGAGCTCTCAAACAGGAGCTGTTCCCCTCACTGGACAACCCGCAGGCCACGGTCACCGCCTCATACGAAGGTGCGACGCCCGAGGCCGTGGAACAGGAGGTCACCGACCCCCTCGAAGGTGTGCTGACGGCTCTGCCCGAGGTCGAGGACATGACCTCGACCTCCTCGGCGGGCAGCTCCTCGATCACAGTGAGCACGAAGTACGGCGAAGACTCCGACGATGTGGTCAAGGCCCTCCAGCGGGCAGTCTCACAGGTCCAGGCCCGGTTGCCCGACGGGGTCGAACCCACCGTGAACACGGCTGGAACCGATGACATCCCCGTCCTCGCACTGTCCGTAACCTCGGACGCAGACGAGGACAAACTCGCCGCCAACCTTGATGACATCGCCGAACCCGAACTGAAGAAGATCGACGGCGTCTCACAGGTCCTGATCTCCGGTGCGAAGACCAAACAGGTCGAGGTCACCATCCGCCGCGATGACCTCGAGGATGAGGGCGCCAACCTCGACGAGATCGCCGGCATCCTCCAGGCCAATGGAATCCCCACCTCGGCGGGCGAACTGAAGAGCGACGAGGGCACGGCACCGGTCGAGGTCGGCACCCGCATCCGCTCCGTGGATGCCATCCAGGACCTTGTCATCAGCGGCAAGGACGACCCGGTCAAGCTCTCCGACGTCGCCGACGTCACGATCGCGAACCAACCCGTCGAGTCGATCTCGCGCACCAACGGACAGCCTTCACTGTCGGTGTCGATCATGAAGGAATCCGACGCCAACACCGTTGACGTCTCCGATGCTGTTGCCGAAAAGCTGCCCGATCTTGAGAAGTCGATGGGGGACAACACGGAGTTCGTCTCCGCGTTCGATCAGGCACCATTCATCGAACAGTCGATCCACGATCTGCTCGTCGAGGGCGGCCTGGGACTGTTCTTCGCGGTCCTCGTCATCCTCGTGTTCCTGCTCTCGGTGCGTGCCACGATCATCACGGCGATCTCTATTCCGCTCTCGCTGCTCATCGCCTTGGTCGGGCTGTGGATGGGCGGTGAGACCCTGAACATGCTGACACTGGGAGCACTGACGATCTCCATCGGCCGCGTCGTCGACGACTCGATCGTCGTCATCGAGGCGATCCGACGACGGCACGCCTCGGGTGGTGAGAAGTTTGCGAACATCCTCGCCGCCGTCTCCGAAGTCTCTGGGGCCATCACCGCCTCGACACTGTCGACCGTCGCCGTGTTCCTGCCGCTGGCCTTCGTCTCCGGCCAGACCGGAGAGATGTTCCGACCCTTCGCCCTGACAGCCACCATCGCCCTGCTCTCGAGCCTGTTCGTGGCGCTGACGATCGTGCCCGTCCTCGCTTACTGGTTCCTGCGGCAGCGTGAGGCGAAGGTCAAACTCACCCGCGAGGAGAAGGCGGAGATCCGCCGGAACCGCAAGGGAATGCTCTCCGAATGGAGGAGTGAGAGCAAGGCCGCGAAGAAGGCGTCCAAGAAGCAGAATATCCTCACCGCCGGACGCCATGACGAGCCCGGCACCGAGTCCAGGACTGCAGGTGCTGGGTCTGTGCGCACCAGAAGCGATGCCACCACCTCGACAGCGCCGCGCTATGACTCCAGCGCGGAGGAGACCGGTGAGGTCGATGAGCTTGCCGGCATGCATTCGCCGGTGACACGGCTGCAGAAGACCTATATGCCGCTCATCTCGTTCTCCACCAAGCACCCGGTCGTGATGATCCTGGTCGCCGTCCTCGTCCTCGGCGGCACCGGAGCGATGATTCCGCAGCTGAAGACCGAACTCTTCGGCGACACCGGCCAGGACAGCCTGCAGATCTCGCAGACCTTCGACCCTGGCACCGACCTCGATGAAGCCTCGAAGCAGGCAGAACCGGTCGAGAAGATCCTCAAGGACAACAGCGACGTCGAGTCCTATCAGCTCTCCGTGGGCGGAACCACATTCGGATTCACGAACGATTCGTCGATCACAGGCACCTACATCGTCACCTCGAAGTCGGGGATCTCGGCGCAGTCGATCTCCGATGAGCTGCAGAAGGACTTCGACGGGCTCAAGGACGTCGGCCAGGTCGAGGTGCAGAGCCAGAGTTCGATGCCCGGTGCCCAGACCATCGACGTCACGCTGTCGGGATCCGACACCAAAGAACTCGACGACGCTACGAAGGCCGTCACGGACAAGCTCGAGGGCGTCTCCGGCACCCAGTCGGTGACCAGTGACATCGAAGCGGTCCAGCCCGTCATCGAGGTCAAGGTCGATCACAAGAAGGCCGCGGAGGAGAACCTGACGGAAGCAACCATCGGCCAATACGTCCAGCGGGCGATGCACGGCCAGAACATCGGTGAGGTCGTCATCGACAACGTGTCGCATTCGGTGCTCCTCTTCGACCGCAACGCCGACACGGTCGACGAACTGCGCGACCTCAAGATCCCCGGCAAGCCGAAGGAGATCGCTCCAGCCGGTCCCGCTGCTGGTGCTGCAGACGGCGGAGCTGGTGCTGCAGGAGGAGCCGGAGGTGACGCCGGCGCGGCCGGGGCCATGGCCGGCGCTCCAGCGCCGACGTCTGAGCCCCGGTTCATCGATCTCAGTGACGTCGCCGAGGTGAAAGAGGTCAAGACCGCACCGACGATCCGGCACACCGATTCTCAGCGTTCGACCACGGTGTCGGTGACCCCCGCCGGTGACGACTTGGGAACCGTGTCCGCGGATGTGCAGTCAGCGCTGGACGAGGTCGACGTTCCCGACTCGGTGAGCGTCGACACCGGTGGTGCCACGCAGGAGCAGAACGACGCGTTCTCCCAGCTGGGCTTGGCCATGCTGGCCGCGATCCTCATCGTGTTCGTCATCATGGTCGCCACGTTCAAGTCGCTGCTGCAGCCATTGATCCTGCTGGTCTCGATCCCGTTCGCAGCCACCGGATCCATCGGGCTGTCACTGCTGACCGACACTCCGCTGGGCCTGACGTCGATGATCGGTCTGCTCATGCTCATCGGCATCGTTGTCACCAACGCGATCGTGCTCATCGACCTGATCAACCGTTTCAGAACTCGAGGCGTCGATCTGCGCGCGGCGATCGTCCATGGCGCCAGGCTGCGTTATCGTCCGATCCTCATGACCGCGGCAGCGACGATCTTCGCGCTCGTGCCGATGGCGCTGGGCCTGACCGGCGGGGGTGTGTTCATCTCGAAGCCGCTGGCGATCGTCGTCATCGGCGGTCTCGTCAGCTCGACCCTGCTCACGCTCATCCTCGTGCCTGTCCTCTACCTCGTGCTCGAAGGGGCGAAGGAACGTCGGGCCGAGAAGAAGTACGTGAAGAACATGGCGCGTGGCCAGGTCCTCGACGTCGCCGAGGCGAGAGCCGAGCAACGTCCGGATGCGCCGGACCGCGCCCGCTCCGGCAAGCGGTCGGGCACCACCGCCGAGGCGGGGTCAGTGGCCACAGTCGAACGCGAGGAGCCGAGCCCGCCGGCTTCGGGCACTGCGGTTGAGCGCCCTGACACAGGTGAGGAACCGAAGCACTGATGCCTCGCCCACTACAGTGGGATCCATGAGAGACGAGCTCGAACCACAGGAGAAGAAACGCCTGTGGTTCGAGCTCGGTCTCGTTGCCGCACTCTCGCTGGGCCAATCCGCTGTCTATGCGATTGTGCGCTTGGCCGACATCACCTCCCGCGGTCCGATCAGCGAAGCCCAGGCGAAGCTCAACACCTCGATGTCGCCGCGGCCCGGGTTCGACCTCGTCTACCAGATCCTCGATATCGGTTTCACCCTTGTGCCCGTGCTCCTGGCCCTCTACCTGCTCACTCGCGACACCGATGCCCCGCCCCTGAGCACACGGCTGGGCGTGAACGGTCAGAGCGGGAAAGACTTCGGTCGTGGAACGCTGATCTTCACCATCATCGGCATCGGCACTCTGGCCGTCTACGCGGGCGGCAGGGCCCTGGGGATCACGGCCGAGATCCAGCCTGCCAACCTCGGCGATCATTGGTGGGCCGTTCCCGTGCTCATCCTGGCGGCAGCGAAGAACGGCATCGTCGAAGAGGTCATCATCTTCGGCTTCGGGGCCGAACGGCTCCAGCGTCTGGGCTACGGGATGTGGCCGATCATCATCAGCCTGGCGGTCTTTCGTGCCAGCTACCACCTGTACCAGGGCATCGGGCCGTTCATCGGAAACGTTGCCATGGGCATCATCTTCGGATGGTACTTCATGCGCAGGGGCAGACTGATGCCGTTGGTGTGGGCGCACTTCATCATCGATGCCGTGGGCTTCCTGGCACCGGGAATCCTCGCCCTCGTCGACATCGGCTGAACTGGTTCACGCGCAGTTCATGCACCGGTGGTTCTGGGTCCAACTGCTCCTGACAGTCTCGATCTGGTGAGCCCGACTCCGCTTCGCGAGGTAGGGCCGACAGACCCGATCCGAGGAGACAACCGAACCGATGGCACCCCTACGTGAACTTCTGCCCATGGCCGGCCACGTCCGTGGCAAGCGCAGCCCCGTCACCTGCGCGCTCAAATGCGACAACGCGTGCACGAAGGCCATCTGCAACACGTCGTCCAACAGCTACTTCCGTGACATCGTCGGGGCACAGCTGTCCCGCCGAGCAGTGCTGGGGGCGTCGGCGGCGGGAGCATTGACCATCGCAGTCACGACCGCACCGAGTCCGACCACGCGTGCAGCCGCGGCAGCGGCCGGCACCAGGGGCAGCCTCGACTTCACCGCAATCGACCCGGTCCAGCACGAGGTCGACAAGTTCATCGTCCCCGAGGGCTACTCCTGGCATCCCGTCGTGCGCTGGGGTGACCCGCTGTTCCCGGACGCGCCGAAGTTCGATCCCGAGAACCAGAGCGTCGAATCGCAGCGTCGCCAATTCGGGTACAACAACGACTACCTCCAGATCCAGGTCGATGACAGTGGAGACGGCAACCGTGCCCTCCTGTTCTCGAACCAGGAGTACACGAACGACGCGCTCATGTACCCGGACACCTTAGACAAAGCCACCCAGCGCGCCATCAGCCGCGACGCTCACGGGCTGACCGTGGCGGAACTGGTTCGGACCAATGAGAAGACCCCGTGGAAGGTTGATGTCAACGGCGCGAACCACCGCCGGTTCCTCATCGACACCGAATACGAGTTCACCGGACCGGCAGCCGGATCCGACCTGCTCCGGACCAAGGACTACCCAGGCGGCGACAAGGTCCAGGGCACCCTGGGCAACTGCTCGGGCGGTCTGACTCCCTGGGGAACACTGGTCTCCGGGGAGGAGAACTTCAACTCCTATTTCAAGGCGCAGGGCACCTCGGCGGCCGACAAGCGCTACGGTCTGAGCAACGACGCCTCCGCGAACGGCTGGGAAGCCGATCTGAACCGCTTCGACACGAACAACTCCGGCTACTCTAACGAGGCCAACCGATTCGGCTGGATCGTCGAGGTCGACCCGCGAGATCCCGAATCGACTCCGCTCAAGCACACGAACCTGGGACGCCTCAAGCACGAGGGTGCGAACATCACGATCGCCGATTCCGGTCAGGCCGTCGCCTACATGGGCGATGATGAGAGGTTCGACTACCTCTACAAGTTCGTCTCCACGGACAAATACATCGCAGGCGACCTGTCGCACAACATGACCCTGCTGACCAAGGGCGACCTGTTCGTCGCGAAGTTCACGGGCAACTCCCCGAAGGGTGAGATCGACGGCAGCGGTGAGGTGCCGACCGACGGTGAGTTCGATGGCAGCGGGCAGTGGCTGCCGCTGATCAAGGACGGCAAGTCGCAGATCTCGGGAATGGCCATCGAAGAGGTGCTGGTCAACACCCGATTGGCAGCGGACAAGGTCGGCCCGACGAAGATGGACCGCTGTGAGGACGTCGAGCCCAACCCAGTCAACGGAAAGATCTACGTCGCGTGCACGAACAACTCGGACCGTGGCGTGGACGGCAAGGCCGCAGCCGACGAGGCGAACCCGCGCACCGAGAACCGCGACGGACACATCGTGGAACTGACCGAGCGCAGCGGCGACCACACCGGCACCGAGTTCGACTGGACTCTGCTGTTGGTGTGCGGTGACCCGAAGCAGGGCGACGCAACCTACTTCGCAGGCTTCCCCGACGACCAGGTCTCACCGATCTCCTGCCCCGACAATGTCGCCTTCGACACCGCCGGCAACCTGTGGATCTCAACCGATGGTGCACCCGACGGCATCGGATACTGCGACGGCCTGTTCAGGGTCACCATCGAGGGTGAGCAGCGGGGACGCGTCGAGCAGTTCCTCTCCGTCCCGTGTGAAGGCGAGGTCTGCGGACCGCTCATCCACGACTCCTACAACTCGGCGTTCGTGGCCGTCCAGCACCCCGGTGAGGACGGCGAATACTCGGATCAGCACTCGCGGTTCCCCGACTACGTCGACGCCACGGATGTCGACAAGGGCGTGGCCGCGATTCCCCGCCCGACGGTGGTCCAGGTGATCAAGGGCAGCGGCGAAGAGCCCAACGACCCGCCGACAGAGGATCCGAAGGACGCGGACGCAGACTCCGAAGGGAACGAGGACGGCTCGTCGGACTCAGTCGATGGGGCTGAGGGCTCGGCCGATGGATCTGACGGCTCGTCCGAGGGCTCGAAGAGCGGATCGCAGGACGGTGCAAAAGACGCCGCCGCGGCCGGAGCGGCCGGCGCGAGTGATGCCGGTTCGAACGGCGGATCGGGTTCGAGCGGGTCCGGTTCGGGGTCAGGCGGTTCGGGGTCAGGCGGTTCGGGGTCAGGCGGTTCGGGGTCAGGTGGCTCCGGCTCCGGCGGTGGCGGTGACCTGCCGCGCACCGGCAACGACAGCACTCTGCCGCTGCTTGGCGGAGGTGCTGGTCTGCTTGCCGCAGGTGGTGCGATGGCCACTGCGGCACACATGCGCAAGAAGAAGTCGGCCGAAGGCGTTGAGGACCTCCCAGAGGAGTCCGCGGAGGCCTGAAGTCGACCCGCCCGACCGCTGACCTGGCAGACATCCAACAGTTGGTATGTTCTGCTCGAAGAAATTCAAAACTTCGAGCAGAACATACCAACCGTTGGTCAGTCTTTGTCAGAATCGTTGAGGGCAGCACACCGAATCGGTGTGCTGCCCTCAACGTTGTGCGGCGTCAGCCGACCGGCGAGTGCCGATCAGTGACGTGTGCCGATCAGGGACGAGTACCGAACTGTGGCGAGTGCCGATCAGAACGGACTACGGCATCTCAGATGGTGACGAGGCCGTTCTTCGCGGTGTCGAAGCTGATCGACATGATGCCGGGGGTGCCGTGCGGCGCCGACCAGTCGATGTGGATCTCCGGGATCGGCTTGGGATCCTGGGTGCCCAGCCAGTCGCGGAGTCGTTCACGATCCCCGGCGATCTGCAGGGTGTCGAGTGCGACGTCGCCGTTGGTCTTATACGACGAGGGATGCTGAGACGAGTCGGCTGCCCACTTGATGAAGAACGGAAGCTGGGGGTCGGCGATGAGCCCCTTGATTCCGATCTGCAGCCACCTGAGTTCCAGGCCTGATTCTGGGGTGCGGTTTCCGTCGACGGCTTTGCGCTCGAGGCGGGTCTCCACTCCGGCGAGGTCATCGACCGAAACGCACCAGCCCATCCAGCCGCCGCCGAGCTCGGATCGAGCTCGGACTGCCTGGCCGAAGGGTGTTGACAGCGCGGCCGGGTGCTCCAAGGCTTCGACGACTTCGAGGTAATGACCGTTTGCGAGAGGGAAGATCAGATTCCTGGTACCGAATCGAGGATGCACACCACCGTCGTAGGGAACCACGCCGAGCTTCTCCGAGATTCTCTCGGCAGTGGCTTTGTACCCGTCTGGTTCGCTGGCGAAGGACACATGATCGAGTTTCATGTCTCGACACTGGCATAACCTGGCTCACACTTCTTATTAGGATCACCTAAGTAGTGGGTCGTTCCAGGTAGAGCAGTCACTCATCTGAAGAATGCAGCGACCGCCCGGACGGCGAGGTTCGGGCGGTCACTCATCACGGGTGGGGTGAAGCTTCACCCCACCGCGGCGAGGCTGAACTCAGTGAGACTCTTTGAAGCGGGCGATCGAGGCGTTGACCTCGGCCTCGGCCTCAGCGCGGCCGACCCAGCTGGAGCCCTTGACGAACTTGCCCGGCTCAAGGTCCTTGTAGCGAGTGAAGAAGTGCTCGATCGAGTCGAGGGTGAACTGGTCGACGTCGCCGATGTCCTGGTAGCTCTCCCACCGAGGATCGCCGGCCGTGACTCCGAGGACCTTGTCGTCCCCGCCTGCTTCGTCTTCCATCTTGAACATGCCGATGGGGCGCACATCGATGAGAACGCCCGGGAACAGAGGCTCGGGCAGCAGCACGAGAACGTCGAGCGGGTCACCGTCGTTGCCCAAGGTGTCCTCGAAGAAGCCGTAATCTGCGGGGTACTGCATCGAGGTGTAGAGGTAGCGGTCGAGTTTGACTCGACCGGTCTCATGATCGACCTCATACTTGTTGCGCGATCCGCGCGGGATCTCGATTGTGGCCAAGAGTTCCATAGTGCTCCTTCAAGCTAGGGTTGCATCACTAGAATAGAGCTTACAAGTCCCCACGAACGACAACCACAACGGCTACGGCGAGGACGACTGCAATGAGAATGAGAGCCCGCGCTTGAACCAGATCCCTGAGCGGAGAAGGCGGAAGCGGTCGAAGAAGGCTGTCGCCGGTATCACTGCAGGCAGCCTCGCCGTCGTGCTGGCCGCGGTGGCGGCAGTCGACGCCTACGACGTCTTCCCCGAGCTGCCGGGAATACTGACCACTGACCCCGCGATCGAGGTCCAGGCGATCCCCGCGCCCGACGCACAGGGGAAAGACCTGCCCGCGCCAGCCTCGGCGCTGGATGATTCCGCACCCGTGCCCACCACGATCCCCGACAAGGTGGACAAGGTCCTCTCCGACGCCAAGGTCAAGGGCTTCGGGATCGAGATCCGCGACGGGCTCAGCGATGACATCCTCTACGCCAAGAAGGAGAACAGACCTCGCACGCCGGCCTCGGTGACGAAGGTGCTCACTGCGTCGGCGGCGCTGCTGACGGTCGGTGGGCAGAAGCGTCTGAGCACGACCACGGAATTCGACCCGTCCACCTCGACGGTGACCCTGACCGGCGGCGGCGACTCGCTGCTGGGTGCGGGGGAGTCCCAGCCGGGTGCCGTGAATGGCCACGCTGGCCTGACGACACTGGCGCAGCGCACCGCTGAGTCGCTGCAGAGCCAGAACGTCGCCGAGGTGGCCCTGGGCCTGGACACATCCCGGTACACGGGCGAGGACTTCAGCCCCGGATGGGAACGCGGTGACATCGCCAAGGGCGTCATCACACCGATCCAGCCGCTGATGATCGACACCGGCTACGTCGGCAGCAAAGACAAGGAGTGGCGACCACGCAGCGAGCACCCGGCCAAGGACGCCTTCGCTGTCTTCTCCAAGGAACTCAAAGCGGCCGGAATCACGGTCACCGACACCCCGAAGCCTGCTGCGGAGGCTGGGGACGGCGCGAGACCCGATGGAGACTCTGAAGCCAGCGAGCTGGCGGAGGTGGAGTCGGCGACGATCTCCGAGATCGTTAAATACGCGCTCGTGCACAGTGACAACGTCGTTGCCGAGGTTCTCGGCAATGAGGTCGCCATCGCCCAGGGCGAGCCGGGCAGCCTGGAGGGCGCCCCCGAAGCCGTGCTGGCGGCCCTGTCCGATTCCGTTGACCTGGGCAGCACCCACCTCGAGGACACCTCGGGCCTGTCCTATGGCAACCAGATCAGTCCGCACGACCTGACGACCATCCTGCAGGCGTCGGTCGTCGCCGACGATTCGCTGGCCAGCCTCATCAGCTATCTGCCCGTCGGCGGACTGACCGGCACACTGACACAACGTTTCACCGAAGATGAGAACGCAGCCGGGACGGTGCACGCGAAGACGGGGACCCTGTCGACCGTGACCTCACTGGCAGGAGGAGTGCTCGACGCTGATGGACGCTATCTCGTCTTCACCCTGCAGATCGACGACGTAGACAAGGAGAAAATATTGGAAGCCAGGAAGACCGTGGACGATGTCGTGGCAGCACTTGCGAATTGCGGCTGCCGATGATCGTCGATGAGAAGTTCGCCGCCCGCACAGCCCGGGAGCTCGTCCCCGCAGCGCGCGTGCCCAACACCGATGAACTCGACGAGCTCGTCGCCGGACTCAAGGACAATGCGCTGACGGCGCAGGAGCTCGTCGTCGACTCGTTCCTCCTCAACCCTGACCATGCCGATGATGTGCGAACACGCCTGGGTGCCGGCTCCGTGCTCGTGCTTGATCAGATCGGCTGGATCAAGGCCAACGCCCAGTCGCTCAACGGCATGGTCGACGCGGACGCTCTGCCCGCACCCGTCGGCCCGGGGGCGGCGAGGGCGGCCGCCGTGGAACTGGCAGGTGTGCTCTCGCTGCTGTCCACGCGAGTCCTGGGCCAGTTCGACCCCTTCGCGGTGGCCACGGGCCGTCTGATGTTCGTTGCCCCGGCAGTCCTCCTTGCCGAGGAGGCCATGAACGTCTCTGCCCGCGACTTCCGTATGTGGGTGGCCCTGCACGAGGCGACGCATCAGGTTCAGTTCGCCACCGCACCCTGGTTGCGTGAGCACATGCGCTCTCTCCTGTCCCAGGTGGTTGCGACCCCGCTCAAGGCGCCTGGGATCCGCGGCCTCGCCGACGTCTTCTCCACTGTGGGCCAGATCGTCAAGGGTGAGGCGAGCATGGTCGACCTGATCAGAGACGAGGGGATGCGCAGCGCACTCGACGAGGCTACGGCGATCCTCAGTCTGCTCGAAGGGCACGCAGATGTGGTCATGGACGAGGTCGGCATCGAAGTGATCCCGAGCGTGGCGAAGCTGCGACGCAAGTTCGAAGCCCGCCGAGACGCCGGTCAGGGCGGATTCCTGTCGAATCTGCTGGGCATGAACCTCAAACTTGCCCAGTACCGCGACGGCGCCACCTTCGTCCGCGCCATCCGCAAGGAAGTCGGACAGACCGGTTTCTCCGCCATCTATGCCAGCCCGGAGAACCTGCCGAAGAGCGAGGAGATCCACACCCCGAGCCTGTGGTTGGACCGTGTCCACGGCTGAGGGGCCACCACCTCGGCGCCCGAGCCTCGATCCGGCCAGCGGGGCGATCCGCAACTGTGTCCGTGAAGCGTTGGCCCTGGTGGGGCAGCCTTCCGAGCAGCAGCCGAATGTCATCGTCGCGGTCTCTGGGGGAGCGGACTCAATGGCGCTGCTGCACGCCTGCGCCTTCCTCCATCGACGAGGGGAGCTGCGTGCGCATGCCGTGACCGTCGACCATGGGCTGCAGCCCTCGACCGCCGAGGTGGCCCGCCGGGTCGCAGCGATCGCCGAATCCTGGGGTGTTCCCGCCGAGGTCGCCACCGTCACCGTCGAGGCCGGTGCTGAGGGCCTCGAAGCAGCAGCCCGTGAGGCTCGCTACGGCGTACTCGAATCCACCCGGGCAGTACATGCGGCGAAGTGGGTGCTGACCGCGCACACTCGAAGCGACCAGGCGGAGACCGTTCTGCTGGGTCTGATGCGCGGTTCGGGCACGAGGTCCCTGGCAGGAATGGCTCCGCGC
This window harbors:
- a CDS encoding PhoX family phosphatase, which codes for MAPLRELLPMAGHVRGKRSPVTCALKCDNACTKAICNTSSNSYFRDIVGAQLSRRAVLGASAAGALTIAVTTAPSPTTRAAAAAAGTRGSLDFTAIDPVQHEVDKFIVPEGYSWHPVVRWGDPLFPDAPKFDPENQSVESQRRQFGYNNDYLQIQVDDSGDGNRALLFSNQEYTNDALMYPDTLDKATQRAISRDAHGLTVAELVRTNEKTPWKVDVNGANHRRFLIDTEYEFTGPAAGSDLLRTKDYPGGDKVQGTLGNCSGGLTPWGTLVSGEENFNSYFKAQGTSAADKRYGLSNDASANGWEADLNRFDTNNSGYSNEANRFGWIVEVDPRDPESTPLKHTNLGRLKHEGANITIADSGQAVAYMGDDERFDYLYKFVSTDKYIAGDLSHNMTLLTKGDLFVAKFTGNSPKGEIDGSGEVPTDGEFDGSGQWLPLIKDGKSQISGMAIEEVLVNTRLAADKVGPTKMDRCEDVEPNPVNGKIYVACTNNSDRGVDGKAAADEANPRTENRDGHIVELTERSGDHTGTEFDWTLLLVCGDPKQGDATYFAGFPDDQVSPISCPDNVAFDTAGNLWISTDGAPDGIGYCDGLFRVTIEGEQRGRVEQFLSVPCEGEVCGPLIHDSYNSAFVAVQHPGEDGEYSDQHSRFPDYVDATDVDKGVAAIPRPTVVQVIKGSGEEPNDPPTEDPKDADADSEGNEDGSSDSVDGAEGSADGSDGSSEGSKSGSQDGAKDAAAAGAAGASDAGSNGGSGSSGSGSGSGGSGSGGSGSGGSGSGGSGSGGGGDLPRTGNDSTLPLLGGGAGLLAAGGAMATAAHMRKKKSAEGVEDLPEESAEA
- a CDS encoding VOC family protein, whose amino-acid sequence is MKLDHVSFASEPDGYKATAERISEKLGVVPYDGGVHPRFGTRNLIFPLANGHYLEVVEALEHPAALSTPFGQAVRARSELGGGWMGWCVSVDDLAGVETRLERKAVDGNRTPESGLELRWLQIGIKGLIADPQLPFFIKWAADSSQHPSSYKTNGDVALDTLQIAGDRERLRDWLGTQDPKPIPEIHIDWSAPHGTPGIMSISFDTAKNGLVTI
- a CDS encoding inorganic diphosphatase, encoding MELLATIEIPRGSRNKYEVDHETGRVKLDRYLYTSMQYPADYGFFEDTLGNDGDPLDVLVLLPEPLFPGVLIDVRPIGMFKMEDEAGGDDKVLGVTAGDPRWESYQDIGDVDQFTLDSIEHFFTRYKDLEPGKFVKGSSWVGRAEAEAEVNASIARFKESH
- the dacB gene encoding D-alanyl-D-alanine carboxypeptidase/D-alanyl-D-alanine endopeptidase; translated protein: MNQIPERRRRKRSKKAVAGITAGSLAVVLAAVAAVDAYDVFPELPGILTTDPAIEVQAIPAPDAQGKDLPAPASALDDSAPVPTTIPDKVDKVLSDAKVKGFGIEIRDGLSDDILYAKKENRPRTPASVTKVLTASAALLTVGGQKRLSTTTEFDPSTSTVTLTGGGDSLLGAGESQPGAVNGHAGLTTLAQRTAESLQSQNVAEVALGLDTSRYTGEDFSPGWERGDIAKGVITPIQPLMIDTGYVGSKDKEWRPRSEHPAKDAFAVFSKELKAAGITVTDTPKPAAEAGDGARPDGDSEASELAEVESATISEIVKYALVHSDNVVAEVLGNEVAIAQGEPGSLEGAPEAVLAALSDSVDLGSTHLEDTSGLSYGNQISPHDLTTILQASVVADDSLASLISYLPVGGLTGTLTQRFTEDENAAGTVHAKTGTLSTVTSLAGGVLDADGRYLVFTLQIDDVDKEKILEARKTVDDVVAALANCGCR
- a CDS encoding zinc-dependent metalloprotease, which gives rise to MIVDEKFAARTARELVPAARVPNTDELDELVAGLKDNALTAQELVVDSFLLNPDHADDVRTRLGAGSVLVLDQIGWIKANAQSLNGMVDADALPAPVGPGAARAAAVELAGVLSLLSTRVLGQFDPFAVATGRLMFVAPAVLLAEEAMNVSARDFRMWVALHEATHQVQFATAPWLREHMRSLLSQVVATPLKAPGIRGLADVFSTVGQIVKGEASMVDLIRDEGMRSALDEATAILSLLEGHADVVMDEVGIEVIPSVAKLRRKFEARRDAGQGGFLSNLLGMNLKLAQYRDGATFVRAIRKEVGQTGFSAIYASPENLPKSEEIHTPSLWLDRVHG